Proteins encoded by one window of Aphis gossypii isolate Hap1 chromosome X, ASM2018417v2, whole genome shotgun sequence:
- the LOC114120730 gene encoding uncharacterized protein LOC114120730 has protein sequence MKRVYKSGCEKRNRKNKQLLLEVGSSSNQTKINFFPVPKHQFRTEGKCNGKKNIFSLVICLLFFFSYAEGNIIRCPEDTQDSQCASYVEDINDSNAIKFSKNTQENECVDFIEDTNENNIVGCPEDTQDSECTSCVEDIYESNVIKCPQNTQENECASFIDGANESNIIGCPEDTQDSACTSYVEDINVNETSELNINTQNSQFSQVFKDPMVCTISNFIRPSVSDSVTAKNIFFNKHPIQPYVQSGTGKVDFKRIYYKQLPNGDIVQRKWVSYCIDTNSLHCSNCMAYGVHGKYGEIETKFISGYKVDIKINKCLYRDIIIHENSIFHNNSTNTAVRFKLNKDIQSILNRDVMAKRAQQVEIRRQILKRLIDIVLFIGRQGIPYRGKHEAAHSLTDNSLNHGNFLELVKLVAKYDTILGQHVDKSVTLSEKNKNKKGRGCMVTFLSKHFVNEKLIKSIGAAIQGKIVEEIVECKKFSIMIDSTQDVSTMDQLAICVRYIFNGIVQERLLSLVICKDSSGIALFKLLEDNLKLHGLLLEDIVACSFDGAANMKGIYHGLQAYLKKVNPDIVYTHCMGHVLNLVMSESTNNLQLAEDLFGLIEQSAVFLTDSHKRMTTWMNVTGEKHSAHGKLYRLQKIGATRWWSKEKALSSIMDLQMIEDNDEVENSKFVTLLEFLVAVCKGNFNVQTKYMAKSLITNWSKFETILIANLLLDIYAVTSPISVYLQTKSINYLQAWNMIETLQKKIEKKRNENYINSLYTKCKSFAEKINLFFDEEDLIDIQEDFPIKRIPKKKTLSGEKCSDEVRNITPYSKFKSNVYSVLDTILNSIQSRFLPNEMLLKDLNWLDPKTFSFIDELEQFPKDSLNTICKLANLNKDIIAIELKQFACQYNNFIQNVSENDFHNNKSKFVNIDFDEDEDVEVKPTEQIKCNKCTKCLYCAFILLQELSCQSNLFCNLFILYKFVLLLPSTQTTCERIFSKLKIIKTKLRSSLHQEHLNPLMLMSIEKDIFIDSDKLIDSIANSSNQLKQLLI, from the exons atgaaacGCGTTTATAAGTCAGGTTGTGAAAAGAGGAataggaaaaataaacaattgctATTAGAAGTCGGATCTTCttcaaatcaaacaaaaattaattttttccctGTGCCTAAGCATCAATTTCGGACAGAAGGTAAGtgtaatggaaaaaaaaatatattttcattagttatttgtttgttattttttttttcttatgcaGAAGGCAATATTATCAGATGTCCAGAAGACACCCAAGACAGTCAATGTGCTAGTTATGTTGAAGAcataaatg atagcaatgctataaaattttcaaaaaacactCAAGAAAATGAATGTGTTGATTTTATTGAAGACAcaaatg aaaacaatattgttggATGTCCAGAAGACACTCAAGATAGTGAATGTACTAGTTGTGTTGAAGACATATAtg aaaGCAATGTTATCAAATGTCCACAAAACACTCAGGAAAATGAATGTGCTAGTTTTATTGATGGCGcaaatg aAAGCAATATTATTGGATGTCCAGAAGACACTCAAGACAGTGCATGTACTAGTTATGTTGAAGAcataaatg ttaatgaaACTTCTGAGCTGAACATAAATACTCAAAATTCACAATTTTCTCAAGTTTTTAAGGACCctatg gtttgtacaatttcaaactttattCGTCCCTCAGTGAGTGATTCTGTTAcagcaaaaaatattttttttaacaagcaTCCGATACAACCTTATGTACAATCAGGAACAGGTAAAGTTGACTTTAAAagaatatactataaacaacTGCCAAATGGTGACATTGTTCAGAGAAAATGGGTGTCATATTGTATCGATACAAATTCTTTACATTGTTCCAATTGCATGGCATATGGAGTGCATGGGAAGTATGGAGAAAttgaaactaaatttatatctgGTTATAAAgtggatataaaaattaataaatgtttatatcgtGATATAATAATCCATGAAAATTCTATTTTCCATAATAATTCTACAAATACAGCTGTccgttttaaattgaataaagatATTCAGTCAATATTAAATCGAGATGTTATGGCAAAAAGGGCTCAACAAGTAGAAATCCGAAGACAAATATTAAAGCGTTTAATTGACATAGTTTTGTTTATTGGACGACAGGGAATACCTTATCGTGGAAAGCATGAAGCTGCTCATTCATTGACTGACAATAGTTTAAACCATGGAAACTTTTTAGAGCTTGTTAAACTTGTAGCAAAATATGATACTATTCTAGGACAACATGTAGATAAATCAGTTACACTaagtgaaaaaaacaaaaacaaaaaaggccGAGGATGTATGGTaacttttttatcaaaacactttgtaaatgaaaaattaattaagtccATAGGAGCAGCTATTCAAGGAAAAATTGTTGAAGAAATTGTTGAATGTAAGAAATTTAGCATAATGATTGATAGTACTCAAGACGTGAGCACTATGGACCAGCTTGCAATTTGTgttcgttatatttttaacggaATCGTACAAGAACGGTTACTAAGTTTGGTCATTTGTAAAGATTCTAGTGGTATAgcactttttaaattgttggaaGATAATTTGAAACTTCATGGTCTATTACTTGAAGATATTGTGGCATGTTCTTTTGATGGAGCAGCTAACATGAAGGGGATATATCATGGTTTACAAGCATATTTAAAGAAAGTCAATCcagatattgtatatactcaCTGTATGGgccatgttttaaatttggtaaTGAGCGAgtctacaaataatttacagttagCAGAAGATTTATTTGGGTTAATTGAACAATCAGCAGTGTTCTTAACCGATTCTCATAAGCGAATGACAACATGGATGAATGTTACAGGAGAAAAACATTCTGCACATGGAAAACTCTATCGTTTACAAAAAATTGGTGCCACTAGGTGGTGGAGCAAAGAAAAAGCTTTGTCTTCTATCATGGATTTACAAATGATTGAAGATAACGATGAAGTTGAAAATAGTAAGTTTGTTACTTTATTAGAGTTTTTAGTTGCAGTCTGCAAAGGTAACTTTAATGTTCAGACTAAATACATGGCAAAatctttaataactaattggtcaaaatttgaaacaatattaattgctAATTTGTTGCTTGATATTTATGCTGTAACAAGTCCTATATCAGTTTATTTGCAAACTAAATCTATTAACTATTTACAAGCTTGGAATATGATTGAAACTTTacaaaagaaaattgaaaaaaaaagaaatgaaaattacataaacTCTTTGTATACAAAATGCAAGTCTTTtgctgaaaaaattaatttgttttttgatgAAGAAGACCTGATAGATATTCAAGAAGATTTTCCTATTAAGcgtattccaaaaaaaaaaacattatctgGAGAAAAGTGTTCAGATGAAGTTAGAAATATAACtccttattcaaaatttaagtcaaATGTATATTCTGTTTTAGATACTATTCTTAATAGCATACAATCACGATTTTTACCTaatgaaatgttattaaaagatttaaattggCTAGATcctaaaacattttcttttattgatGAACTTGAACAATTTCCCAAAGACTCATTGAACACAATAtgtaaattagcaaatttaaacaaagatATCATTGCAATTGAGTTAAAGCAGTTTGCTTGCcagtataacaattttatacaaaatgtatctgaaaatgattttcataataataaatctaaatttgttAACATAGATTTTGATGAAGATGAAGATGTTGAAGTTAAACCCACcgaacaaattaaatgtaacaaaTGCACTAAATGTCTTTACTGTGCATTCATTTTGCTCCAAGAGTTATCATGtcaatctaatttattttgtaatttgttcatattatataaatttgtattgctATTACCATCGACACAGACTACCTGTGAAAGGATATtttctaaactaaaaataattaaaactaaacttCGGTCTTCTTTACACCAAGAACATCTTAATCCATTGATGCTCATGTCCATcgaaaaagatatttttattgactcagataaattaattgattcaaTTGCTAACTCATCAAATCAACTAAAACAATTACTGATATAA